A single genomic interval of Penicillium psychrofluorescens genome assembly, chromosome: 2 harbors:
- a CDS encoding uncharacterized protein (ID:PFLUO_003064-T1.cds;~source:funannotate) — MTGSFLIVAVLNETDLAFSWSSREAIALLVLSSVSWLAFFAWEGYISGIPGKDPIFPKRWLFDRPWLGILISAFVTGAPFNVVLVYVPQQAQILLGKSPLDSGIYLIGYSAVAAVAAALVNIASSRGRIPFIYSLLVGCATHTVGVGLLSTVATAKGFHATDIVYEVIAGAGIGLTMAIATGAVIQFRFLGGAISLAIASNILNGNLAHRLQGILSSHELHIFLENVKSIEYLSPDLQEEVKNIFASSYSAQLKVMIGFAAAQLLAILLLVKPGRQLAADRVHTAK; from the exons ATGACGGGCTCGTTTTTGATAGTCGCCGTCTTGAATGAAACAGATTTGGCATTTTCGTGGTCCTCGAGAGAGGCGATTGCACTCCTTGTGCTTTCGAGCGTTTCCTGGcttgctttctttgcctGGGAAGGATACATCTCGGGCATCCCGGGGAAAGACCCAATATTTCCTAAGCGATGGCTTTTTGATCGTCCATGGCTGGGCATCCTCAT TTCCGCGTTTGTCACCGGCGCACCATTCAACGTCGTTCTAGTCTATGTTCCACAGCAAGCTCAAATCCTGTTAGGCAAGTCGCCTCTCGATTCCGGGATCTATTTGATTGGATACTCGGCCGTTGCAGCTGTTGCCGCGGCCCTTGTCAATATCGCTAGCTCCAGGGGACGCATCCCATTCATCTACTCTCTACTCGTGGGCTGTGCAACCCACACCGTTGGTGTGGGACTTCTTTCAACCGTTGCCACTGCGAAGGGCTTCCACGCGACAGATATCGTCTACGAGGTTATTGCTGGTGCAGGAATAGGGCTGACAATGG CAATCGCCACTGGAGCCGTGATCCAGTTCCGGTTCCTTGGTGGTGCTATCAGCCTCGCTATTGCATCTAACATCCTGAATGGCAATCTGGCGCATCGTTTGCAAGGTATTTTGTCATCGCATGAACTCCATATTTTCCTTGAGAATGTGAAATCGATTGAATATCTATCTCCGGATCTACAGGAGGAGGTGAAAAATATTTTCGCCTCTAGCTACAGTGCGCAGCTGAAGGTCATGATCGGGTTCGCGGCCGCTCAGCTACTGGCAATTCTGCTACTGGTGAAGCCAGGCCGACAGCTTGCGGCCGACAGAGTACATACAGCAAAATAA
- a CDS encoding uncharacterized protein (ID:PFLUO_003061-T1.cds;~source:funannotate) — MADANPVVFFDIALGGESLGRIKIELFANVTPRTAENVRQFCTGESKNSQGRPQGYKGSKFHRVIKDFMIQGGDFVNGDGSGSCTIYGTPKFADENFSLKHDRAGLLSMANSGPNTNGCQFFITTTPTPFLNNKHVVFGQVIDGMDVVHMIERTRTTKDRPNQDVTIVQCGEM, encoded by the exons ATGGCGGACGCCAACcccgtcgtcttcttcgacatTGCTCTGGGGG GCGAGTCGCTCGGTCGAATCAAGATAGAGCTTTTTGCCAATGTCACCCCGCGGACGGCAGAGAACGTTCGCCAATTCTGCACCGGGGAGAGCAAGAACTCCCAGGGACGGCCTCAGGGCTACAAGGGGAGCAAGTTTCACCGTGTAATCAAGGATTTCATGATCCAAGGCGGCGATTTTGTCAACGGAGATGGATCGGGAAGCTGTACCATCTATGGAACCCCCAAGTTCGCCGATGAGAACTTCTCGCTGAAGCACGACCGGGCGGGACTCTTGAGCATGGCA AACTCGGGCCCGAACACCAACGGCTGCCAgttcttcatcaccaccaccccaacACCATTCCTGAACAACAAACATGTGGTATTTGGCCAGGTCATTGACGGTATGGATGTTGTCCACATGATTGAGCGGACACGGACGACGAAAGACCGACCGAATCAGGATGTCACGATTGTCCAATGCGGAGAGATGTAA
- a CDS encoding uncharacterized protein (ID:PFLUO_003062-T1.cds;~source:funannotate) has translation MASNDGPQWTAQRVRDTFLDYFQKNGHTFVTSSPVVPLSDPTLLFTNAGMNQFKSIFLGTVDPQSDFAKLKRAVNSQKCLRAGGKHNDLDDVGKDSYHHTFFEMLGNWSFGDYFKKEAISYSWTLLTKVYGLDPDRLYVTYFEGDEAGGLEPDLEAKELWRSVGVPPSHILPGNMKDNFWEMGDQGPCGPCSELHYDRIGGRNAAHLVNQDDPNVLEIWNNVFIQYNREPDRSLQPLPNKHIDTGMGFERLVSILQDKSSNYDTDVFTPIFEAIRQVTGARDYQGKFGAEDPDGIDTAYRVVADHVRTLMFAISDGVIPNNEGRGYVIRRVLRRGARYARKYFQVDIGNFFSRLVPTVVDQLGGMFPELQRKQQDVMEILDEEELSFAKTLDRGERQFEQYAQQAKLKGSDQLHGADVWRLYDTFGFPVDLTRIMAEERSLRIDDTQFEEARLRAKEASKGQKKAATHTVKLDVHDLGKLEKMNDVQKTDDSAKFAKGNINASIKAIYHGKTFCSGTDSIPDGEQLGLILDRTNFYAEQGGQENDTGRIVIDGQTELEVGDVQVYGGYVLHTGFMKYGSFSVGDTVICEYDELRRWPIRNNHTSTHILNFALREVLGDGVDQKGSLVAAEKLRFDFSHKSAVSEAELEKIEAKSTEYIRQNCAVYAQEVPLATAQQISGLRAVFGETYPDPVRVVSVGVELEEILKNVEDPRWKEVSIELCGGTHVQKTGDIKDLIILEESGIAKGIRRIIAVTGEEAHEVQRVAEEFGKRVDRLDGLPLGPEKEQDAKQIQVDLNQLTISAIQKARLRERFLAINKKILDGQKAQQKLESKKALETITSYFESPDNQDKSWLVARLPISANAKAVSESLNHVKSKLQNKTVYLLAADTEQGRVAHGCYVSKELSDRGASASDWAAAVSSAVGGKAGGKGPTSIGNGTNPDKVDEAISLASDYLSKFKL, from the exons ATGGCCTCCAACGATGGTCCCCAGTGGACGGCCCAGCGAGTGCGGGATACCTTCCTGGACTATTTCCAGAAAAACGGCCACACGTTTG TTACCTCCTCTCCTGTCGTGCCCCTGTCAGACCCAACGCTGCTTTTCACCAATGCGGGTATGAATCAGTTCAAATCCATCTTCCTGGGTACTGTCGACCCGCAGTCCGACTTTGCCAAGTTGAAGCGCGCTGTGAACTCGCAAAAG TGTCTACGTGCGGGCGGAAAGCATAAT GATTTGGATGACGTTGGAAAGGATAGTTATCACCAT ACCTTCTTCGAGATGCTCGGTAACTGGAGCTTCGGCGACTACttcaagaaagaagcaatcTCCTACTCCTGGACCCTTCTGACTAAAGTCTACGGACTCGATCCGGACCGTCTCTACGTTACCTATttcgagggcgacgaggcgGGTGGTCTGGAGCCCGACCTAGAGGCCAAAGAGCTGTGGAGGTCCGTTGGGGTCCCCCCATCTCATATTCTACCCGGAAACATGAAGGACAACTTCTGGGAAATGGGTGACCAAGGTCCCTGTGGACCTTGCAGCGAGTTGCACTATGACCGAATTGGTGGACGCAATGCGGCTCACCTGGTCAACCAAGACGACCCTAATGTTCTCGAAATCTGGAACAACGTGTTTATCCAGTACAACCGCGAGCCGGATCGCTCCCTGCAGCCCCTTCCGAACAAGCACATTGACACAGGGATGGGATTCGAACGCCTGGTGTCCATCCTGCAGGACAAATCATCGAATTACGACACAGATGTCTTCACCCCGATCTTCGAGGCCATTCGACAAGTGACTGGAGCTCGCGACTATCAGGGCAAATTCGGTGCTGAGGACCCTGACGGGATTGACACAGCGTACCGGGTCGTTGCGGACCATGTTCGGACCCTCATGTTTGCCATCTCAGACGGGGTGATTCCCAACAATGAGGGTCGCGGATATGTGATTCGCCGGGTACTACGCAGAGGCGCGCGGTATGCTCGGAAATACTTCCAGGTGGATATCGGAAATTTCTTCTCGAGACTCGTACCGACGGTGGTGGATCAACTGGGGGGCATGTTCCCCGAGCTGCAACGAAAGCAGCAAGATGTCATGGAGAttctggacgaggaagagttgTCATTTGCCAAGACCCTGGATCGGGGTGAGCGGCAGTTTGAGCAGTATGCTCAGCAAGCCAAGCTCAAGGGATCTGATCAACTACATGGCGCCGATGTCTGGCGGCTGTATGATACCTTTGGCTTCCCAGTCGACCTGACCCGCATTATGGCCGAGGAACGCAGCCTTCGGATTGACGACACCCAGTTTGAGGAAGCAAGATTGCGCGCCAAGGAAGCTAGCAAGGGCCAGAAAAAGGCTGCCACACACACTGTGAAACTCGATGTCCATGATCTTGGAAAGCTAGAGAAGATGAACGACGTCCAAAAAACGGATGACTCTGCTAAATTTGCGAAGGGCAACATCAATGCTTCCATCAAGGCGATTTACCACGGAAAAACATTTTGCAGTGGCACCGACAGTATCCCTGATGGAGAGCAGCTTGGCCTAATCCTGGATCGTACAAACTTCTACGCCGAACAGGGTGGTCAGGAAAACGACACCGGCCGGATTGTCATCGATGGACAGACGGAGCTGGAGGTTGGTGATGTCCAAGTCTACGGAGGCTACGTGCTGCACACTGGCTTCATGAAATACGGATCATTTTCCGTGGGCGATACTGTCATCTGTGAATACGACGAACTTCGCCGTTGGCCCATCCGCAACAACCATACGAGCACCCACATTCTAAATTTCGCTCTTCGAGAGGTCCTGGGAGATGGCGTGGACCAGAAAGGCTCCCTCGTGGCGGCCGAGAAGCTCCGATTTGACTTTTCTCACAAGTCCGCCGTTTCAGAGGCAGAATTAGAAAAGATCGAAGCCAAGTCGACCGAGTATATCCGGCAGAACTGCGCGGTCTACGCCCAAGAAGTTCCTCTGGCAACCGCGCAGCAAATTTCTGGACTCAGAGCTGTCTTCGGCGAGACTTACCCAGATCCTGTCCGCGTCGTCTCCGTTGGGGTCGAACTAGAAGAAATCTTGAAGAATGTCGAGGACCCTCGTTGGAAAGAGGTGAGCATTGAATTATGTGGTGGAACACACGTGCAGAAGACAGGTGATATCAAAGACTTGATTATCTTGGAAGAAAGCGGCATCGCTAAGGGTATTCGTCGGATCATCGCCGTCACGGGCGAGGAGGCTCACGAGGTGCAGCGCGTCGCGGAGGAGTTCGGGAAGCGCGTTGACCGACTGGATGGCCTACCTCTCGGACCCGAGAAAGAGCAGGACGCCAAGCAGATACAGGTGGATCTGAACCAACTCACCATCTCTGCAATCCAGAAGGCAAGGCTCCGGGAGCGCTTCCTcgcgatcaacaagaagatcctcgatggACAGAAAGCGCAACAAAAGTTGGAGTCCAAGAAGGCGCTGGAAACCATCACCTCCTACTTCGAGTCACCCGATAACCAAGACAAGTCTTGGTTGGTAGCCCGGCTTCCCATCTCGGCCAATGCCAAGGCTGTCAGTGAGTCTCTCAATCATGTCAAATCCAAATTGCAGAACAAGACGGTGTATCTGCTGGCCGCAGACACGGAGCAAGGTCGGGTTGCGCACGGATGCTACGTTTCCAAG GAGTTGAGTGACCGAGGCGCATCGGCGAGCGATTGGGCCGCCGCTGTCTCCAGCGCGGTCGGAGGCAAGGCGGGAGGTAAAGGGCCAACGTCCATTGGCAATGGAACCAACCCGGacaaggtcgatgaggcCATTTCGCTGGCTTCGGATTACCTGAGCAAATTCAAGCTCTAG
- a CDS encoding uncharacterized protein (ID:PFLUO_003063-T1.cds;~source:funannotate), whose translation MAKDGEQKKRPAEGDPDGAQPLAKRLSRLHLLDPSPVPGDYDPMLLDDTKTTTYIHDLDRELAEDNTTEGDALIFLPGIAQMMSIPKPASSAGKELVLYQDSSSLTVPRESDWTRRAIEDFRARARSERPSSTSTTSASRKTNAGDLDDDPMDIDKS comes from the exons ATGGCGAAAGATGGGGAACAGAAAAAACGCCCGGCCGAGGGTGATCCCGATGGCGCGCAGCCCTTAGCCAAGAGACTCAGTCGCCTGCACCTGTTGG ATCCCTCCCCTGTTCCCGGTGACTACGATCCGATGCTCCTGGATGACACCAAGACGACCACGTACATTCACGACCTCGATCGCGAGCTGGCGGAAgacaacaccaccgaggGGGACGCGCTGATCTTTCTCCCGGGCATCGCCCAGATGATGTCGATCCCGAAACCGGCGAGTTCGGCGGGCAAAGAACTGGTTCTATACCAGGATTCTTCGTCGTTGACGGTGCCGAGGGAGTCCGACTGGACAAGGAGAGCGATTGAGGATTTCAGAGCGCGGGCCAGGTCTGAGAGACCGAGTTCCACTTCGACCACTTCGGCGAGCAGGAAGACAAACGCGGGTGATCTTGACGACGACCCCATGGATATTGACAAATCTTAG